Proteins encoded together in one Acidobacteriota bacterium window:
- a CDS encoding SAM-dependent chlorinase/fluorinase — MTAITLLTDFGETDYYVAAVKGVLLQRAPTARQIDLGHRLAPGDVAGASWMLSAASRWYPAGTVHLAVVDPGVGSTRRMLAARCDEQLYVAPDNGLLSDVLARSGRTTLVAADRPDLYLDGAAEGGFSSAGRTFAGRDRFAPLAAALAGGEPLTALGPEIDDPIHLERPAPWHEGEIGAAGTSLHGYIVHCDRFGNLVSDIPTAWAGQRACESLVEGHRTEVRADHYAALAADQPALLPGSLGTLELALRDRSLAASWGVPRGVPLLIHLR; from the coding sequence ACTACGTGGCCGCCGTCAAGGGAGTCCTGCTGCAGCGGGCACCGACGGCACGCCAGATCGACCTCGGCCACCGGCTCGCACCGGGCGACGTCGCCGGCGCGAGCTGGATGCTGTCCGCCGCCAGCCGCTGGTACCCGGCGGGCACCGTGCACCTGGCGGTGGTCGATCCCGGCGTCGGCTCGACGCGACGCATGCTGGCGGCGCGCTGCGACGAGCAACTCTACGTCGCCCCCGACAATGGCCTGCTCAGCGACGTCCTGGCGCGTAGCGGCCGGACCACCCTGGTGGCCGCCGATCGTCCCGATCTCTATCTCGATGGCGCCGCCGAAGGCGGCTTTTCCTCGGCCGGCCGCACCTTCGCTGGTCGTGACCGCTTCGCGCCGCTGGCGGCGGCCCTGGCCGGTGGCGAGCCGCTCACGGCCCTCGGCCCGGAGATCGACGATCCGATCCACCTCGAGCGACCGGCACCGTGGCACGAGGGCGAGATCGGCGCCGCCGGGACCAGTCTTCACGGGTACATCGTCCACTGCGACCGCTTCGGCAACCTGGTGAGCGACATTCCCACCGCCTGGGCCGGTCAGCGGGCCTGCGAAAGCCTGGTCGAGGGGCACCGGACCGAGGTTCGGGCCGACCACTACGCCGCCCTCGCCGCGGACCAACCGGCCCTCCTGCCGGGCTCCCTCGGAACCCTCGAGCTCGCCCTGCGAGACCGCTCCCTCGCCGCCTCCTGGGGCGTCCCTCGCGGCGTTCCGCTGCTCATTCACCTGCGCTGA
- a CDS encoding DUF4177 domain-containing protein, with amino-acid sequence MQKWEYKIINIRSERYRLDPEAAPELNALGVEGWELVSITSVNFKTGATDNIAMVFKRPVG; translated from the coding sequence ATGCAGAAGTGGGAATACAAAATCATCAACATCCGCAGCGAGCGCTATCGGCTCGATCCGGAAGCAGCCCCGGAGCTCAACGCCCTCGGCGTCGAGGGCTGGGAGCTGGTCTCGATCACCTCGGTGAACTTCAAGACCGGCGCCACCGACAACATCGCGATGGTCTTCAAGCGCCCGGTAGGCTAG